In one Choloepus didactylus isolate mChoDid1 chromosome 1, mChoDid1.pri, whole genome shotgun sequence genomic region, the following are encoded:
- the TMEM158 gene encoding transmembrane protein 158 translates to MLPLLAALLAAACPLPAARGGAADAPGLLGAPPNASVNASSPEEPAAPRLLASAAPGSPERSGPEEAVAAPCNISVQRQMLSSLLVRWGRPRGFQCDLLLFSTNSHGRAFFAAAFHRVGPPLLIEHLGLAAGGAQQDLRLCVGCGWVRGRRPGRLRPAGATAGAPTALPAYPAAEPPGPLWLQGEPLHFCCLDFSLEELQGEPGWRLNRKPIESTLVACFMTLVIVVWSVAALIWPVPIIAGFLPNGMEQRRTTASAPAAAPAAVPAGTTAAAAAAAAAAAAAAAVTSGAATK, encoded by the coding sequence ATGCTGCCCCTGCTCGCTGCGCTGCTGGCCGCCGCCTGCCCGCTGCCTGCCGCCCGCGGCGGGGCCGCGGACGCGCCAGGCCTCCTCGGGGCACCCCCTAACGCCTCCGTCAACGCGTCGTCCCCGGAAGAGCCCGCCGCCCCGCGGTTGCTGGCCTCGGCGGCCCCGGGGTCCCCCGAGCGCTCGGGCCCGGAGGAGGCGGTGGCGGCGCCGTGCAACATCAGCGTGCAGCGGCAGATGCTGAGCTCGCTGCTCGTGCGCTGGGGCCGCCCGCGGGGCTTCCAGTGTGACCTGCTGCTGTTCTCCACCAACTCGCACGGCCGCGCCTTCTTCGCCGCCGCCTTCCACCGAGTCGGGCCGCCGCTGCTCATCGAGCACCTGGGGCTGGCGGCGGGCGGCGCGCAGCAGGACCTGCGCCTCTGCGTGGGCTGCGGCTGGGTGCGCGGCCGCCGCCCCGGCCGCCTCCGGCCCGCGGGCGCCACCGCCGGGGCGCCCACCGCGCTGCCCGCCTACCCCGCTGCCGAGCCTCCCGGGCCGCTGTGGCTGCAGGGCGAGCCGCTTCATTTCTGCTGCCTGGACTTCAGCCTGGAGGAGCTGCAGGGCGAGCCGGGCTGGCGGCTTAACCGCAAGCCCATCGAGTCCACGCTGGTGGCCTGCTTCATGACCCTGGTCATCGTCGTGTGGAGCGTGGCCGCCCTCATCTGGCCGGTGCCCATCATCGCCGGCTTCCTGCCCAACGGCATGGAGCAGCGCCGGACCACCGCCAGCGCCCCTGCGGCCGCCCCCGCTGCAGTGCCGGCGGGGACCAccgcggccgccgccgccgccgctgctgcaGCCGCTGCCGCCGCGGCCGTCACCTCGGGGGCGGCGACCAAGTGA